A portion of the Luxibacter massiliensis genome contains these proteins:
- a CDS encoding ABC transporter permease translates to MIVIIETIILCIVFFLFCYLGTGTDEKNLKSYSSYPDEVQSRIKDIAEYQVQFKESKKIIAFASNFLLFLCLLFIFGLFIREKDFWHNVLSLSVIGQGMNLFDLLIIDLLWWRNTKRIRFTKLPEKKLYQNPRKHIEAFGRALIMYLLVALIDGYFLTLF, encoded by the coding sequence ATGATTGTAATAATCGAAACAATTATTTTATGTATCGTTTTTTTCTTGTTTTGCTATTTGGGAACAGGTACAGACGAAAAGAATCTGAAAAGCTATTCGTCTTATCCAGACGAAGTACAGAGCCGCATAAAGGATATTGCAGAGTATCAAGTACAGTTTAAGGAGAGCAAAAAAATAATAGCGTTTGCGTCAAATTTTCTACTGTTCTTATGTCTGTTGTTTATATTTGGGCTGTTTATCCGAGAAAAGGACTTTTGGCACAATGTTCTTTCCCTAAGTGTAATAGGACAGGGAATGAATTTGTTTGACTTGCTTATTATTGACCTTTTGTGGTGGAGAAACACAAAGCGAATCCGCTTTACTAAACTTCCAGAAAAGAAACTGTACCAAAATCCAAGAAAGCATATCGAAGCATTTGGCAGAGCATTGATAATGTATTTGTTAGTTGCTCTGATTGACGGATATTTTTTGACGCTGTTTTAG
- a CDS encoding helix-turn-helix transcriptional regulator encodes MKSNRMFGILCILLEREKITAQELAEYFEVSVRTIHRDLLDLSSAGFPVTTQQGIGGGISLLPNFKYSKSVLNKEDIDLIVSGIQGFASIDESSKIKTLLAKLRLGQEDKLLLENDIIIDFTSWNHKNTTIEKIKIIRSAIASRRLLELEYYSSNGYSKRTVEPYKLIFKEEYWYLFAYCTQRQDFRVFKLNRISKVLLCEQIYTERTDYEIPVLQSAFSNGVGQLVTVRMDKSYEFLAIDFFGQSNIREENNSLYVSFYTEYPEWIVSTFASLGDKAEIIEPKTLRDDIKAFLEQARKQYDK; translated from the coding sequence ATGAAAAGCAACAGAATGTTCGGTATATTATGTATTTTATTGGAGCGGGAAAAAATAACGGCACAGGAGCTGGCGGAGTATTTTGAGGTCTCTGTGCGCACGATCCATAGGGATTTGTTGGATTTGTCCAGCGCAGGGTTCCCAGTGACTACACAGCAGGGTATTGGCGGCGGTATATCTTTGCTTCCAAACTTTAAATACAGCAAATCAGTCCTGAATAAAGAGGACATAGATCTAATTGTGTCCGGTATACAAGGGTTTGCAAGTATTGATGAGAGTTCAAAAATAAAGACACTGCTTGCGAAGCTGCGCCTTGGACAGGAAGATAAGCTGCTGCTGGAGAATGATATCATCATTGATTTCACATCCTGGAACCATAAGAATACGACCATTGAAAAAATCAAAATCATCCGTTCTGCGATTGCCTCCCGGCGCCTGTTGGAACTGGAGTATTACAGCAGCAATGGATACTCCAAAAGAACCGTGGAACCTTATAAGCTCATTTTTAAAGAAGAATACTGGTATCTTTTCGCCTACTGCACACAAAGACAGGATTTCCGTGTTTTTAAGCTTAACAGAATATCGAAGGTGTTGCTTTGCGAGCAGATCTATACAGAACGGACAGATTATGAAATTCCGGTATTGCAGAGCGCATTTTCAAATGGTGTGGGGCAATTGGTTACAGTCAGAATGGATAAATCTTATGAGTTTCTGGCGATTGATTTCTTTGGCCAGAGCAATATCCGGGAAGAAAACAATTCTCTCTACGTTTCCTTTTATACGGAATACCCGGAGTGGATCGTAAGCACTTTTGCAAGCTTGGGGGATAAAGCGGAAATTATAGAGCCAAAGACGCTGCGGGATGATATCAAGGCATTTTTAGAGCAGGCCAGAAAACAATATGATAAATGA
- a CDS encoding TetR/AcrR family transcriptional regulator, with the protein MTDTKEKILAVALQLFAKDGYEAVSVSKIAEKLGITKGALYKHYENKKDIFNSIVARMSQSDHEIARKYGVPENVFDCAPEQYEKIGLKNLKNFAVSQYRFWTSNEFAADYRKMLTLEQYRNPELNKLYQDSLVRGPVLYLKDIFREMIRCGVLKENDPYQLAIEFFSPLFLLINMSDENESYVDIEKRLIKHIDFFIESHTKERENKNEIYS; encoded by the coding sequence ATGACTGATACAAAGGAAAAAATATTGGCCGTTGCATTGCAATTATTTGCAAAAGACGGATATGAAGCAGTTTCTGTCAGTAAAATAGCAGAAAAATTGGGAATTACAAAAGGGGCGCTGTATAAGCACTATGAAAATAAGAAGGATATTTTTAACAGTATTGTGGCGCGTATGTCACAATCGGATCATGAAATAGCACGGAAATATGGTGTGCCAGAAAATGTATTTGATTGTGCACCAGAACAATATGAGAAAATCGGATTGAAAAATCTTAAAAATTTTGCCGTTTCACAATATAGGTTTTGGACTTCAAATGAATTTGCCGCTGATTATCGTAAGATGCTCACATTAGAGCAGTATCGTAATCCAGAATTAAACAAGTTGTATCAGGATAGCCTTGTGCGTGGGCCTGTTCTTTATTTAAAAGATATTTTTCGTGAGATGATTAGATGTGGTGTGTTAAAGGAGAATGACCCATACCAACTTGCAATAGAATTTTTCTCCCCGCTTTTTTTACTTATCAATATGTCAGATGAAAATGAATCTTATGTGGATATTGAAAAACGGCTAATAAAGCATATTGATTTTTTTATAGAATCTCACACAAAGGAAAGGGAAAACAAAAATGAAATATATTCGTAG